One part of the Vicia villosa cultivar HV-30 ecotype Madison, WI linkage group LG6, Vvil1.0, whole genome shotgun sequence genome encodes these proteins:
- the LOC131613911 gene encoding uncharacterized protein LOC131613911: MDIFKQLQINIPFAEALEHMPKYAKFLKDILTKKKRYSDNETIMLDAQCSAIIQRTLPRKETDPGRVILPVTIGGTYIGNGLIDLGSSINLIPLSIIKRLGNIEMKSTRMTLQLADKSTTSPYGVAQDILVKMDKFLFPVDFVVVDMEEDRDVPLILGRPFIKTARMMIDIDD, translated from the coding sequence ATGGATATATTTAAGCAACTCCAAATAAATATTCCATTCGCCGAAGCATTAGAACACATGCCAAAATATGCAAAATTCTTGAAGGACATTCTCaccaaaaagaaaagatattcggACAATGAAACTATTATgcttgatgctcaatgtagtgcCATCATTCAAAGAACTCTTCCAAGAAAAGAAACCGATCCGGGACGAGTCATCTTACCGGTCACCATTGGAGGTACTTACATCGGCAATGGTCTAATTGATTTGGGTTCTAGCATTAATCTCATTCCTCTGTCTATCATAAAGAGATTGGGGAATATTGAAATGAAGTCTACCCGAATGACATTACAACTAGCCGATAAGTCCACAACCTCACCTTATGGAGTTGCTCAAGACATATTGGTAAAAATGGACAAATttttgtttccggtagattttgtggtgGTAGATATGGAGGAAGATAGGGATGTCCCGTTGATTCTTGGAAGGCCATTTATcaaaacagcccggatgatgatagACATCGATGACTGA